In Verrucomicrobiota bacterium, the sequence CGCTACGTCAAACAGATACTCACTCTTCATACAGGCATGGAGCTTTCTACCTCAGGCCGGACGGGCGGTCTTCAACGGTCACATCGATCGTGATTTCCGAATCGCCTCGCTTGACCGCCAGCGTCACTTTCTCCCCGAGTTTCGCCCGGGACAATTGCTTCGCGAAAGCCTCGAAGCCTTTGAAGCCTTTCCGGTTGAAGCTCGTGACTACGTCGCCCACTTGCAGCCCCGCTTTTTCGCCAGGCCCGCCGCGGTGGACCAGTTCCACGCGGAAGCCTTCCGGATGATCGACGCCCCAGACGCCGACCCACGCCTGCGCCGGCGGTCGTCCGTCACCCCAAATCTCGCCTCGCGCAAGCCGCTCCCAGGTCTCGGAATAAGTCGCGATGGGCACGTGGAAGTTCGCGGCGGTCGAATCGCTGATCCGGCTGTGAATGCCGACCACACGGCCGTGCATGTCGAACAGCGGCCCGCCGGAATCGCCCGCGATCAACGTGCAATCGGTTTGCAGCGCGTTCTGAGCCAGCCGAATGATGCGGCCCAGCCGAACCACCAGCGGGCGATACGGATCGAACCCACCCGGATGTCCCAGCGCCAGCACCCAATCGCCCAGGCGCGCTTGATCGGGATCGCTGATTTCGACGTGCGGCCAGCGGTCCGAGCCGGTGATTCTCATGAGGCCGGCGTCGATCTCATGGTTCGTGCCGAGCGTTTTGCCTTTGGCCGTTTTGCCGTCGGGAAAAACGAAACTCACGTCCAGGCCGGGCCGCACGGCGACATGGGCGGCCGTCAGCACCAAACCGTCCTCGGAGATGACCACGCCACTGCCGCTGCCCATGCCGACGCGCACCGCCACCACCGCGGGGGATACACGATCCAGGAGTTTCTTGACCTGACGCTCGATTGATTTCAGGTCCTCAGTCGAAGTTGGGGCGTCTTTGCGAAAAACACCCGCGAGGCGTTCGGTTCTGCCGGGCAATGGTTTCTTGGGGATGGCCGGCTCTTCTTGCGTGGGCGCGTCCTTCGCGGCCTGCTCGTTTGGAGAGACTGGCCTGTCCTGCGCCAGCAACGGCCAGGCCAGCAACAAACCGGCGATAATGTAGGGCAGGCTTCCAGCCTGCCAGTTGCAAGTGCATCCTGGCGCCTGTAAGTCGGCGGCAGGATGGCGCGTGGACCAGCAGGGGGAAAGTCTGTATCTGTTCAACGTTTTGCCGAGATTCCTTCGCGCCAGACCAAAGGACGCCTTGATTCCCCTCACCCTTGCCCTCTCCCCAAGGAGAAAGTTCCCTTTCCGTGATCGCAGTTTGATCTGGGCGCTAAGGCCTGCTCCAGCGCAGCGCAAAAGACCCCCTCTCGCCAAGGGAGAGGGCCGGGGTGGGCGCGACTCAGAACGATCCGCACATTCAAAATGCTGAAAGGCGCTAAACAAACAAGGACGCCTGCCCCACAACAGCGCCATCACGGGGGAGCGCGACGCGCGTCGTCGGACGACGAAACGGCTCGACGACTCGCGCAGGATCGCCCATGCAGGGAGCGCCAATTTCAACATGCCGCTATAGACGCGCTTCGTGCGAAACCGGGTTTCAAAATTCATTCGGCGAAGAGGTATTGGGTACAGGGAAAGTCCCTGCGGACCTGCACACGGCCCTTGAACCGAAGAAACGTGCGGACCGCAGCCTTCAGGCTGCTTCGGCGCACTCTCTGCATGCGAGCGCTGAAGCGGCCTAAAGGCCGCGGTCCAAAGAAACGGTTCATGCTTCCACGCTTCCCAG encodes:
- a CDS encoding serine protease is translated as MNFETRFRTKRVYSGMLKLALPAWAILRESSSRFVVRRRASRSPVMALLWGRRPCLFSAFQHFECADRSESRPPRPSPLARGGLLRCAGAGLSAQIKLRSRKGNFLLGERARVRGIKASFGLARRNLGKTLNRYRLSPCWSTRHPAADLQAPGCTCNWQAGSLPYIIAGLLLAWPLLAQDRPVSPNEQAAKDAPTQEEPAIPKKPLPGRTERLAGVFRKDAPTSTEDLKSIERQVKKLLDRVSPAVVAVRVGMGSGSGVVISEDGLVLTAAHVAVRPGLDVSFVFPDGKTAKGKTLGTNHEIDAGLMRITGSDRWPHVEISDPDQARLGDWVLALGHPGGFDPYRPLVVRLGRIIRLAQNALQTDCTLIAGDSGGPLFDMHGRVVGIHSRISDSTAANFHVPIATYSETWERLARGEIWGDGRPPAQAWVGVWGVDHPEGFRVELVHRGGPGEKAGLQVGDVVTSFNRKGFKGFEAFAKQLSRAKLGEKVTLAVKRGDSEITIDVTVEDRPSGLR